The Methanosarcina barkeri str. Wiesmoor DNA segment ATTTCAATAGAGCTGAAACCGCACCGCCTGACTCACCTTTTTCCAGTAATTTCTGGTCACAAGCCTGGACATAAAACATATCTCCTTCTGACGGTTTCAAAGCTTTTCCTCCAAAAGTTTACCTTCTTGAGGTTCTATTTTCTCAATTTTTACCGCACATGCCTTGTACTCCGGAATCTTTGCCACGGGATCGAGAGCTCCGTTAGTCAGCAGGTTGGCTGCACATTCCTTAAAATGAAAAGGTATGAAGACAACCCCGGGTTTTATGTCTTCTGTGACCATTGAAGGGATTTCGATCTTCCCTCTCCGGGAAAGTACGCGGACTGTTTCTCGGTTGCGGATTCCTAACTTTTTCGCATCTTCCGGATGAAGCTCCACCCAGCCGGTTCTGACTTCGGAAGCAAGGGTTTTCGACCTGCGAGTCATAGTCCCTGTATGCCAGTGCCAGATGTTCCTTCCTGTAGTAAGAATGAAAGGATATTCCACATCCGGAACTTCGGCTGGGGGCTTCCATTCAATGCCAGAAAACTCCGCCAGCCCATCAGAGGTGGAAAATTTTTCGGTATGCAGGATTGGAGTTCCTAGATGAGTTTTATCCGGGCAGGGCCACTGAAGAGAGTCAGGTTTTTCAAGGCGCTCATAACTCATGCCCCCATACTGGGGGGTAACCTTTGCGATTTCCTCAAAAATCTCCGCTTCGTTCATGTAGGAAAATTGAGGCCCGTACCCCATACACCCGGCAAGTTCGCAGATGATGCGCCAGTCTGCCTTAGCATCTCCAGGAGGGTCTACGGCTTTCCTAATCCGCTGTACTCGACGTTCAGTATTGGTCTGGGTCCCGTTCTTTTCTGCATAACAGGCCGCAGGCAAGACAACATCAGCAAGATTTGCAGTCTCGCTCAGGAAAATATCCTGCACGACCAGAAAGTCCAGTTGCTTCATGGCTTTTCTTACCTTGTTTAGATCCGGGTCCGAGAGCATGAAATTTTCTCCCATAACATACATGCACTTCACAGTCGATGTTCCTTCTGCAAGCTGTTCCATCAGCTCCGTAACCGTAAGCCCTGGAGCTTTCGGAAGTCCGCTCACCCCCCAGATAGATTCCATTTTCCTGTGGTTTTCCGGATCTGCAACCTTCTGGTATCCAGGATACACATCCGGCAGGCAGCCCATATCACATGCTCCCTGTACATTATTTTGTCCCCGCAGGGGGTTGACTCCCCCTCCGGCAACTCCGAGATTTCCAGTTAGAAGCATTAAATTTGCCGTGGATCTCACGTTGTCAACTCCCACCGTATGTTGGGTGATGCCCATTGAATAAATGAGGGCCGATGGTTTTGATTGGGCAATCCACTCGGCTGCGGTTTTTAAGTCATTTTCTGGCACCCCTGTGATTTTTGAGACGTTTGGCAGGGAATAGGCCTCCTGTATGACCACGGATCTCATTTCCTCATAATTTTTTGTCCTTTTTGAGATAAATACCGAATCTTCCCAGCCATTTTCTATAATATGGTGCATGAGTCCATTTAGGAGAGAAACGTCCGTACCTGAATACATAGAAAGATGGAGGTCTGCCTGTTTTGCTGTGGGCGTGCAACGAGGGTCTGCACAGACTATTTTGGCCCCCTTCTTTTTCGCAAGCATTACTCTCCTTCCGATGAGTGGATGCTGCTCGAGGGTATTGCTACCGATAATGAAAATGCATTTAGACTCTTCAATGTCCAGGATGGAATTCGTCATGGCTCCCGAGCCAAAAACTGCGGCAAGGCCAGCGACTGTAGAGGAATGACAGAGCCTTGCGCAATGGTCAACGTTAGAAGTCTTAAGGACAGCACGGGCGAATTTCTGCATAAGGTAGTTTTCTTCGTTCGAGGTTCTTGCCGAAGAGAGGCAGGCAATTTCTTCAGGGAGAAAAGTCATGAATTTCCCTGCTATAAGGGCCAGGGCTTCTTCCCAACTTGTCTCTACAAGCTTCCCGTTTTCCCTGACCAGCGGCTTTACAAGTCTATCCTTGCTATGGATGAACTCATGAGCGTATCTGCCCTTTTGACAGAGCTTTCCTGCATTAACGGGAGCCCGGTGCCAGGGCTCAATGCCTGCAGCCCTCCCATCTTTTACCACAATGTTAAACCCACATCCTGTCCCACAGTAAGGACAGGTCGTGGGCACATATTTCAATTCCATGTTTCCATTTTCTCCTGAATACATTGGTATGTTCTGGTAAAATGATGGTTCATTAATGATAAGCTGATATTTTCAAAACAATTCACATACCCATACTGCTTTCTTGAGGACTTCATAGTACTCCAGGCAAAATTGCAGGCATTGCTTCCTCTTGCTTAAATGCAGATTGGAGAAAACCAGTATGATCGTTTTCTTCTTTTATTTTTTCAAAAAGCTGTTTTAAGGTATCTTCATTACTCTGAGTGAATTTAAATGGAGAATCAAGGAACGGTTCAAAGTAAATAGGCACATCGTCAAGCCTGTAGAAAGTCCCTTCGCACTCTATGGAGTCAATGACTCCCGGAAGCACAATGTCTGAGATTGACGTAGTTGGACAAGGAACTGTATCCAGGCAGATCAAAGGAATTTCTGCAAGGTAATCTGCACAGTCAGTGGGGATCTGACTCAAAAGATCAGAACATATTACAAAAGCTGCATCCACATCCTTTTCTCGAAGCAAATCTACGGTTGTGAATTCTCCAGGGTTGTAGCGTGGGTGTCCACGCATGAAGTCAAGCCCGAAGGGGTAGCCATACATATAGGAAGCGACCTGGGTAAAGCCTGCCGCATTGCAGTGACTGCGGATAATTCCAATGGTAAATTTGGAATAATTATTTAGCTCTTTTACAAGGTTCATGGCAATTTCAATATTCCTGTATTTCCCAAGAGATGAAGACAGTCCAATTCCCACTGAGATAGTCCCAAAATTGCAGTTTTTCATTATACCGAGCATCTCTTCCATAACAGAAATAGAAACTCCTGTAATCTCCTCTACGGAATGATGAGGAGTTTTTCCATGTAAAAGCGTCAAGAGTGCACTTATTAGCTCATAGTCGGAGCCAGGTTTAAGCTGCACGTGAAGGTCAGAAGCTCTAGCAGTTAGAGTTTTTCTTGGATCCACAGTAATGATCGTTCTATCAAAACGCCCGCGTTTTGTCCAGTAGCCTCTGGGAAAAACCCCATATCTTGACATCTGTCTCGGCATAGATTCAAGAGGATTGGCACCCCAGTACACCAAAAGATCAGCTCTGTTTTTCTTCTGTCCTTCAGTTGCACCGACTCTTCCGGCTTCCTGAGTTCCCATCACTGTGGCCCCATTGCCAACGGTATCAACAATTGCACCCAGATGTTCCCCTATCATAAGTCCCACTTTATGTGCTTCACAGGAAGTTTCGCTGCCTATGAAAATAAGAGGACGCTTGGCCGAAGACAGGATGTCTGCGGCTATTTGAAGG contains these protein-coding regions:
- the fdhF gene encoding formate dehydrogenase subunit alpha, which gives rise to MELKYVPTTCPYCGTGCGFNIVVKDGRAAGIEPWHRAPVNAGKLCQKGRYAHEFIHSKDRLVKPLVRENGKLVETSWEEALALIAGKFMTFLPEEIACLSSARTSNEENYLMQKFARAVLKTSNVDHCARLCHSSTVAGLAAVFGSGAMTNSILDIEESKCIFIIGSNTLEQHPLIGRRVMLAKKKGAKIVCADPRCTPTAKQADLHLSMYSGTDVSLLNGLMHHIIENGWEDSVFISKRTKNYEEMRSVVIQEAYSLPNVSKITGVPENDLKTAAEWIAQSKPSALIYSMGITQHTVGVDNVRSTANLMLLTGNLGVAGGGVNPLRGQNNVQGACDMGCLPDVYPGYQKVADPENHRKMESIWGVSGLPKAPGLTVTELMEQLAEGTSTVKCMYVMGENFMLSDPDLNKVRKAMKQLDFLVVQDIFLSETANLADVVLPAACYAEKNGTQTNTERRVQRIRKAVDPPGDAKADWRIICELAGCMGYGPQFSYMNEAEIFEEIAKVTPQYGGMSYERLEKPDSLQWPCPDKTHLGTPILHTEKFSTSDGLAEFSGIEWKPPAEVPDVEYPFILTTGRNIWHWHTGTMTRRSKTLASEVRTGWVELHPEDAKKLGIRNRETVRVLSRRGKIEIPSMVTEDIKPGVVFIPFHFKECAANLLTNGALDPVAKIPEYKACAVKIEKIEPQEGKLLEEKL
- a CDS encoding formylmethanofuran dehydrogenase subunit B, with the protein product MIYKNIVCPVCGAACDDIQVEIKDGKIEAKNVCKMGIFRFNEITSPRRFKQPFLKFGGKLRPVSWDGALQIAADILSSAKRPLIFIGSETSCEAHKVGLMIGEHLGAIVDTVGNGATVMGTQEAGRVGATEGQKKNRADLLVYWGANPLESMPRQMSRYGVFPRGYWTKRGRFDRTIITVDPRKTLTARASDLHVQLKPGSDYELISALLTLLHGKTPHHSVEEITGVSISVMEEMLGIMKNCNFGTISVGIGLSSSLGKYRNIEIAMNLVKELNNYSKFTIGIIRSHCNAAGFTQVASYMYGYPFGLDFMRGHPRYNPGEFTTVDLLREKDVDAAFVICSDLLSQIPTDCADYLAEIPLICLDTVPCPTTSISDIVLPGVIDSIECEGTFYRLDDVPIYFEPFLDSPFKFTQSNEDTLKQLFEKIKEENDHTGFLQSAFKQEEAMPAILPGVL